The Juglans regia cultivar Chandler chromosome 2, Walnut 2.0, whole genome shotgun sequence genome includes a window with the following:
- the LOC108988489 gene encoding uncharacterized protein LOC108988489 → MVPNFFPDDAVKRDWLVYCSYVALESCQLVINEIDDYVATPLQPVKLFVLYLSSPDNKESIISSLKECLADSVIANNSILRLIGGIIIMHEQNYNEASWKRRKKGESSMEKAREAISMSSSSLSPPQVPMELHFTNQEKLLKSLRHHLSELSRPLHGFVFLQGGEEQLRNDTDHIELFRQESYFAYLFEVRGPGFYGAIDILTGESILFAPRLSTDYVVWLEEIKPPSYFKERYLVSVVYYTDEIARVLHDQFHGSRKTLLFLLHGLNTDSNQYAKPVEFEGVDKCETDLETLHPILIECRVWKLELELAVIQYANDISSEVHVEVMKKTRVGMKEYQLESVFLHHTYMYGGCRHCSYTCICAIGKNSDVLHYGHAAAPNDRTLEDGDMALFDMGAENRNAVDDSPTHKKKHQFLNPWVYLMYSNGSVPGTLCVALRFCEKIESTLGLVCKDICELAFGWRNIDQEGNVGNEGNLVEIYCDGWDVMEYEAQVINAPTLRSRIFGGKGNIVYTSRIMKHKDGKPTPQGDKSLRLVPMSIMFLVLCGCSFYLDGIFCYEKSRYDTKNVASDVQSPKIQGGGRSMVFIDLVSWNATALQYLKERASSY, encoded by the exons ATGGTCCCCAATTTTTTTCCTGATGACGCTGTGAAGCGCGACTGGCTCGTCTACTGCTCTTACGTTGCCCTCGAGAGCTGCCAGCTCGTCATCAACGAGATCGATGACTACGTAGCTACCCCTCTCCAACCCGTAAAATTGTTCGTACTCTATCTCTCCAGCCCCGATAACAAGGAGTCGATTATCTCTAGTCTAAAGGAATGCTTAGCAGATTCGGTGATTGCGAATAACTCGATCTTGAGGTTGATTGGTGGGATCATAATCATGCACGAGCAGAACTACAATGAAGCTAGTtggaagaggagaaagaaagGAGAATCATCAATGGAGAAAGCGAGAGAAGCGATCTCCATGTCTTCGTCGTCTCTCTCTCCGCCGCAAGTACCGATGGAGCTCCACTTCACCAACCAAGAGAAGCTCCTGAAATCTCTACGCCACCATCTCTCCGAGTTATCTCGTCCTCTCCACGGCTTTGTCTTCCTCCAAGGTGGCGAGGAGCAATTGCGCAACGACACTGACCACATCGAACTCTTCAGGCAAGAGAGTTACTTTGCTTACCTATTTGAAGTCAGAGGACCAGGCTTCTATGGAGCTATTGACATATTGACTGGAGAGTCCATCCTATTTGCTCCTCGCTTATCTACAGATTatgttgtttggttggaagaaATAAAACCACCATCATACTTCAAGGAAAGATACCTAGTTAGCGTTGTATACTACACAGATGAGATTGCTAGAGTTTTACATGACCAATTCCATGGATCTAGGAAAACCTTGTTGTTTCTATTGCATGGGCTCAATACCGACAGCAATCAATATGCAAAACCAGTAGAGTTTGAGGGTGTGGACAAGTGTGAGACGGATTTGGAAACCTTGCATCCCATTTTGATTGAATGCCGTGTTTGGAAGTTAGAGCTGGAGCTTGCTGTTATCCAGTATGCCAATGATATAAGCTCCGAAGTTCATGTTGAGGTTATGAAAAAAACTAGAGTGGGAATGAAAGAGTATCAATTGGAAAGCGTGTTTCTTCACCACACCTACATGTATGGTGGGTGTAGGCACTGCTCATACACATGTATTTGTGCTATTGGTAAAAATAGTGATGTGCTTCATTATGGGCATGCAGCGGCTCCAAATGATAGGACCTTGGAAGATGGAGATATGGCATTGTTTGATATGGGAGCTGAAAATCGAAATGCAGTGGATGATAGTCCAACTCACAAGAAGAAACATCAGTTTCTCAATCCTTGGGTGTATCTAATGTATTCCAATGGTTCAGTGCCTGGAACTCTATGTGTAGCCTTAAGGTTTTGTGAGAAGATTGAATCTACTCTTGGGTTGGTATGTAAGGATATTTGTGAGCTTGCATTTGGGTGGAGGAACATTGATCAGGAAGGCAACGTGG GAAATGAAGGAAACCTTGTTGAAATATATTGTGATGGCTGGGATGTTATGGAATATGAAGCCCAAGTTATTAATGCTCCAACCTTGAGGTCAAGGATTTTTGGCGGGAAAGGCAATATAGTTTACACTTCAAGGATCATGAAACATAAAGATGGAAAACCAACTCCCCAAGGGGACAAAAGTTTGAGGCTTGTTCCCATGTCAATCATGTTTTTGGTGCTATGCGGATGTTCCTTTTATCTTGATGGGATATTTTGTTATGAGAAGAGCAGGTATGACACTAAGAATGTTGCAAGTGATGTCCAATCTCCCAAGATCCAAGGAGGTGGAAGAAGTATGGTGTTCATCGACTTAGTTTCATGGAACGCCACTGCCCTCCAGTATTTGAAAGAAAGGGCCTCAAGTTATTAA
- the LOC108988504 gene encoding transcription factor bHLH162-like, whose amino-acid sequence MKKTGSNHDATKPNRKTVERNRRIHMKGLCFKLASLIPDLQNIKPSRNMVSQQDKLDYATRYITQLRERIEKLKRKKEQVAVSLGTGSCNMIDDTGNGSWLPVVDLRDLGSSIEVILISGLQKNFMHEVTCILQEEGAEVVSGSFSTVGDKIFHTVHAQPKISRIGVETSRVWQRLQELKN is encoded by the exons atgaagaagacaGGCAGTAATCATGATGCAACGAAGCCTAATAGAAAGACAGTGGAGAGGAACAGAAGAATCCATATGAAAGGGCTATGCTTTAAGCTTGCTTCTCTTATTCCTGATCTCCAAAACATCAAACCCTCCAGG AACATGGTTTCACAGCAAGATAAGCTTGATTACGCCACCCGCTATATCACCCAGCTGagagaaagaatagaaaagTTAAAGCGTAAGAAGGAACAAGTTGCAGTGAGTTTAGGTACTGGTAGCTGTAATATGATTGATGACACGGGGAATGGCTCATGGCTTCCTGTTGTTGATTTAAGAGACTTGGGTTCCAGTATAGAAGTGATTTTGATAAGTGGGTTGCAGAAGAATTTCATGCATGAAGTTACTTGTATTCTTCAGGAAGAAGGTGCTGAAGTTGTCAGCGGTAGCTTTTCTACTGTGGGTGATAAAATTTTCCACACAGTTCATGCTCag CCGAAGATTTCTAGAATTGGGGTTGAGACTTCAAGGGTATGGCAAAGATTGCAAGAACTAAAAAACTGA